A genomic window from Antedon mediterranea chromosome 4, ecAntMedi1.1, whole genome shotgun sequence includes:
- the LOC140048057 gene encoding uncharacterized protein, whose amino-acid sequence MQNKDGNTPLHVYLSGNYDPTLEMVTCLLNQDASTTLQNKDGNTPLHVYLGDRYHPTLEMVAYLKQHGAPVTLQNKEGNTPISVLKNNKQIQDPEKNEILNFFENLSEDVEDLSHRLSPMMQ is encoded by the exons atgcaaaataag GATGGAAACACTCCATTACATGTATATCTGAGTGGTAATTATGACCCTACCTTAGAAATGGTGACATGTCTCCTAAATCAGGATGCATcaacaacattgcaaaataag gatggaAACACTCCATTACATGTATATCTGGGTGATAGATATCACCCTACCTTAGAAATGGTGGCTTATCTGAAACAGCATGGTGCACCAgtaacattgcaaaataag GAAGGAAATACACCCATCTCtgttttgaaaaataacaaGCAGATACAGGAcccagaaaaaaatgaaattttaaatttttttgaaa ATCTCTCAGAGGATGTTGAAGACTTAAGTCACAGACTTAGCCCAATGATGCAATAA
- the LOC140047629 gene encoding uncharacterized protein has protein sequence MDEVWTNIRYDRVFREANLLCFTETWLSENVLNESVKIDGFTLIRGDRTKQSGKDIGGGVCLFVNKRWCNITIVRDKQCTPDIELLTISLRPFYCPREFPQLFVTVVYIHPKANSTRAAEILSENTHKLETLSPDAPRLILGDFNQHKLGKVLRIYHQYVTCPTRKDKTIDLCYGTVPSAYRSVALPPLGASDHNCVNLIPKYVPVIQRKDKIVKTVKLWTLDSIERLRGCFECTDWQVFYESSPNLNEMADVITSYVNYCVDSVIPKKEVVVFANNKPWVTKELKDILNKKKRIFYQGTTHDNKQINKEVKVAVRKAKDMYKRKIENKFSSGCIRSAWQGIKHMASINTADKTQRNKINVEGIDDQALPDRLNDFFARFEKHNLKDDTVGNNDPHVDEIIISEDHVRTLLRNINVNKSSGPDGIEGRTLKSCADQLSGVLRYLFQTSINQCVVPNLWKESIIKPIPKQTVIKQLNDLRPIALTSLVMKIFKKIVKTYITSVVESKLDPLQFAYSWSSLQDGFGSTNICLT, from the exons atggatgAGGTTTGGACAAATATTCGATATGATAGGGTTTTTAGAGAAGCCAATCTATTATGTTTTACAGAAACGTGGTTGAGCGAAAATGTCCTTAATGAAAGTGTCAAAATTGATGGATTCACCCTAATTCGAGGAGATAGGACAAAACAATCCGGAAAAGACATTGGCGGTGGTGTATGCTTATTTGTAAACAAACGATGGTGCAACATAACTATTGTTCGCGATAAGCAATGTACACCTGATATTGAATTGTTGACAATTTCACTGAGACCATTCTATTGTCCGCGGGAATTTCCACAGTTATTTGTTACAGTTGTGTATATACACCCAAAGGCTAATTCTACACGAGCAGCTGAAATCTTGTCTGAAAATACGCACAAGTTGGAGACATTGTCACCTGATGCACCCAGGCTCATATTGGGCGATTTCAACCAACACAAGCTTGgtaaagtgctcagaatatacCACCAATATGTAACCTGCCCTACTCGTAAAGATAAAACAATAGATTTATGCTACGGTACAGTTCCAAGCGCATATAGGTCCGTGGCATTACCACCGCTTGGTGCGTCGGACCACAATTGTGTGAATCTGATTCCAAAATATGTCCCAGTTATCCAGAGGAAGGACAAAATAGTCAAGACTGTTAAATTGTGGACTTTGGACAGTATCGAACGTTTAAGAGGGTGTTTTGAATGCACTGATTGGCAAGTATTTTATGAGTCGTCACCAAATCTAAACGAAATGGCGGATGTTATAACATCATATGTAAATTATTGTGTTGATTCAGTAATACCGAAAAAAGAGGTTGTCGTTTTTGCAAATAATAAGCCGTGGGTTACGAAAGAGTTGAAAGACAtattaaataagaaaaaacGGATTTTTTACCAAGGCACCACTCATGATAATaagcaaataaataaagaaGTTAAAGTAGCTGTCCGTAAGGCTAAAGACATGTATAAgagaaaaattgaaaataagttTAGTAGTGGATGTATTCGTAGTGCTTGGCAAGGAATTAAACATATGGCGTCTATAAACACAGCTGATAAAacacaaagaaataaaataaatgtagagGGTATTGATGACCAGGCATTGCCAGATAGATTAAACGACTTCTTTGCTAGGtttgaaaaacacaatttaaaagacGACACTGTTGGCAATAATGATCCGCATGTagatgaaattattatttctgaGGATCATGTTAGAACATTACTCAggaatataaatgtaaataagagTTCTGGTCCCGATGGTATTGAGGGCAGAACATTAAAGTCGTGTGCGGATCAGCTCAGTGGTGTCCTTCGGTACCTCTTCCAGACCTCTATAAACCAGTGTGTAGTTCCTAATCTTTGGAAAGAATCGATTATAAAACCTATTCCTAAACAGACTGTCATAAAACAACTGAATGATCTGCGCCCTATTGCGCTGACATCTCTTGTTATGAAAATCTTTAAAAAGATAGTTAAAACCTACATCACGTCTGTTGTAGAGTCTAAACTCGATCCACTGCAGTTTGCATACAG CTGGTCATCTCTGCAAGATGGCTTCGGGAGCACAAACATTTGTTTGACTTGA